In Rhizobium jaguaris, a single window of DNA contains:
- a CDS encoding MFS transporter produces MTQSFIEQCGRGVIDAEPCPRELGREAPCQRGMVLTACVLASSMAFIDATALPVALPRLRADFGADLASVQWVLNGYMLALASLTLIGGALADVYGKARMLALGCVLFGLASASCALAPSPAWLIAARVVQGAAAAIVTPASLALIGATYPRAERNRAIGIWAAASALTTAGGPVLGGWLTETFGWPSVFWINPPIAVVTVGVLVVFAPKDGRIQRRFDVIGAAVLASTLGALAWALSQIGPAEAQVAADTPAQKGTVLATVAALGIVGLAVYAFWERRSKHPMTPPRLAENRAFLGLNVATLMIYGAVSIMFFLLPFDLVDRRGLPATDAGLAFLPFALGVGLLSGVFGGVADKIGARVMLVAGPAGAALAYVWMALGQEESLMLGVIGPMTLLGLSFAVLVAPLTASVLSSVDQMDEGLASGINNAASRIAQLAGVALAAGVASFESGYEVGLLLAAVISIGGAFTAAITPTLDLAKAGDRGGA; encoded by the coding sequence ATGACGCAGTCGTTTATAGAGCAGTGTGGCCGCGGCGTTATCGATGCCGAGCCCTGCCCGCGTGAGCTCGGGAGGGAAGCGCCGTGCCAGCGGGGCATGGTGCTCACGGCCTGTGTGCTCGCGTCCTCAATGGCGTTCATAGATGCGACCGCGCTGCCCGTTGCGCTGCCGAGACTGCGCGCCGATTTTGGTGCGGACCTCGCCTCGGTTCAATGGGTTCTCAACGGGTATATGCTGGCGCTCGCCTCGCTGACATTGATCGGCGGCGCGCTTGCGGATGTTTACGGCAAGGCGCGGATGCTCGCGCTCGGCTGCGTCCTGTTCGGTCTGGCATCCGCATCTTGCGCGTTGGCGCCTTCGCCCGCCTGGCTGATCGCTGCACGCGTCGTGCAAGGAGCGGCCGCCGCGATCGTCACCCCTGCCAGCCTCGCCCTGATCGGGGCCACATATCCGCGCGCGGAGCGGAACCGGGCAATCGGCATTTGGGCGGCGGCGTCGGCTCTCACCACCGCCGGTGGCCCCGTCCTGGGCGGTTGGCTGACCGAGACCTTTGGCTGGCCATCCGTGTTCTGGATCAATCCGCCGATCGCAGTCGTAACAGTGGGAGTTCTGGTGGTCTTCGCGCCTAAAGATGGCCGCATCCAACGCAGGTTCGACGTGATTGGCGCGGCGGTCCTGGCTTCAACGCTCGGGGCGCTCGCCTGGGCGCTCAGCCAGATCGGCCCTGCTGAAGCTCAGGTCGCGGCAGATACACCGGCCCAAAAGGGTACGGTGCTTGCGACCGTCGCTGCGCTTGGCATTGTCGGCCTCGCCGTCTATGCGTTCTGGGAACGCAGAAGCAAACACCCGATGACACCACCTCGCCTGGCGGAGAACCGCGCTTTCCTCGGGCTGAACGTCGCCACTCTGATGATCTACGGGGCGGTTTCGATCATGTTCTTCCTACTCCCATTCGATCTCGTCGATCGCCGCGGCCTGCCGGCGACCGATGCCGGATTGGCGTTCCTGCCCTTCGCGCTCGGCGTCGGACTCCTGTCGGGCGTGTTCGGCGGGGTGGCGGACAAGATTGGCGCGCGGGTCATGCTCGTCGCGGGGCCCGCTGGCGCGGCACTAGCCTATGTCTGGATGGCGCTCGGTCAGGAGGAATCTTTGATGCTCGGCGTGATCGGGCCAATGACACTGCTCGGCTTGTCCTTCGCCGTGCTCGTGGCACCGCTCACCGCGTCTGTCCTGTCGAGCGTTGACCAGATGGACGAAGGGCTTGCCTCCGGAATCAACAATGCTGCGAGCCGGATTGCACAGCTCGCCGGCGTGGCGCTGGCCGCTGGTGTCGCGTCTTTCGAGTCTGGCTACGAAGTCGGCCTCTTATTAGCCGCCGTGATCTCGATCGGTGGCG